The Diabrotica virgifera virgifera chromosome 10, PGI_DIABVI_V3a genome has a window encoding:
- the LOC126878528 gene encoding E3 SUMO-protein ligase ZBED1-like, which translates to MEETYKRSEIWLHFSPSSDGKAKCNICGIIYSYKGGSTSNLKKHISIKHHTFLNKHASSNTGASSLKRLKPNDDEDAQSIASTSSQITTLTSVSESALPLSSKKLKQPSQTSILSHLNRPCSLRRQQELNDLILHMIVHDLQPISFVENGGFRDLMAGVEPSYVIPSRFTFTYSFLPQKFSQKTEKLKGLLSTASSVSITTDGWTAQHSQTSYLAYTVHFITKDWTLYSTLLKCHQFDDSKTAQHLKDDLYSVVNEWDILEKVFSVTSDNASNIKAAIKLTEWGHIGCFAHTINLIVQSGLEISDVSPLRKKVKAIVEYFHRSTKANTKFKAMQGQMNEGQRSLKLKNDVATRWNSTYFMIERFLKVREPLTATIGILQIPVELLTESEWVALKEMCCVLKPFEQLTTEMSAEQNVTLSKVIVIVKGLLSAVHKIEQSTTSDKIKNLIYHYEKEIGTRFGSAESNTLMARCAFFGSKVQNQSV; encoded by the exons ATGGAAGAAACATATAAAAGAAGTGAAATTTGGTTACATTTCTCACCTTCATCTGATGGGAAGGCCAAGTGTAATATATGTGGAATAATATATTCCTATAAAGGCGGTTCAACGTCAAATTTGAAGAAACACATATCAATCAAACATCACACCTTTTTAAATAAACATGCTAGTTCCAATACAGGTGCATCATCATTGAAACGATTAA agccaaatgatgatgaagATGCTCAATCCATTGCTTCAACTTCAAGTCAGATTACGACGCTAACAAGTGTATCTGAATCTGCATTGCCTTTGTCgtctaaaaaattaaaacaacccTCTCAAACATCAATATTAAGTCACCTAAATAGACCTTGTTCACTACGACGACAGCAAGAACTCAATGACTTAATTTTACATATGATTGTACATGATTTGCAACCAATTTCATTTGTTGAAAATGGCGGATTCAGGGACCTAATGGCGGGCGTTGAACCATCTTATGTCATTCCCAGTCGTTTTACATTTACCTATTCATTTTTGCCCCAAAAATtcagccaaaaaactgaaaagttGAAAGGTTTGTTGTCCACCGCTAGTTCAGTTTCCATTACCACCGATGGTTGGACTGCTCAACACAGTCAAACGAGTTATTTAGCTTATACAGTCCATTTCATTACAAAAGATTGGACGCTTTATTCCACTCTATTAAAATGTCATCAGTTTGATGATAGTAAAACCGCGCAACATTTAAAAGATGACTTATACAGTGTTGTGAATGAATGGGATATCTTAGAAAAAGTCTTCTCGGTAACTTCAGATAATGCTTCAAATATCAAGGCAGCAATAAAGTTGACTGAGTGGGGTCACATTGGATGTTTTGCTCACACGATTAATTTAATTGTTCAAAGTGGGTTAGAAATTTCTGATGTGTCCccattacgaaaaaaagttaaggCGATAGTAGAGTACTTTCATAGAAGTACAAAAGCTAACACTAAATTTAAGGCTATGCAAGGTCAGATGAATGAGGGTCAaagatcattaaaattaaaaaacgatgTAGCGACCAGATGGAACTCTACATATTTTATGATTGAGCGTTTTCTAAAAGTTCGCGAGCCTCTAACTGCAACTATAGGAATTCTGCAGATTCCTGTAGAACTGTTGACGGAATCCGAATGGGTTGCTTTAAAAGAAATGTGTTGCGTTTTAAAGCCGTTTGAACAGCTCACTACAGAGATGAGTGCAGAACAAAATGTAACCTTATCGAAGGTAATTGTCATTGTAAAGGGCCTGCTTTCAGCTGTCCATAAAATTGAACAGAGTACAACAAGTGACAAAATTAAGAATCTTATCTATCATTACGAAAAAGAGATAGGGACAAGATTCGGTTCTGCTGAATCAAACACTTTAATGGCAAGATGTGCTTTTTTTGGATCCAAGGTTCAAAACCAAAGTGTTTGA